Proteins from a single region of Bacillus carboniphilus:
- the rny gene encoding ribonuclease Y — MDTLTIIISILLGLIVGSVVGYILRKNIYEAKVTGAKNAANQILEDAKREADSIKKESLLEAKDEIHKLRTDAEREVRERRSELQKQENRLLHKEENLDRKDETLDKRETLLEKKEDSLNQRQQHIEEMESKVEEMVRKGQAELERISSITREEAKAIILDRIEAELAHDIAFMVKESESRAKEESDKKAKEILSLAVQRCAADHVAETTVSVVNLPNDEMKGRIIGREGRNIRTLETLTGIDLIIDDTPEAVILSGFDPIRRETARIALEKLVQDGRIHPARIEEMVDKARREVDEHIREIGEQTTFEVGVHGIHPDLMKILGRLKFRTSYGQNVLKHSMEVANLAGLLAAELGEDVTLAKRAGLLHDIGKAVDHEVEGSHVEIGVELTTKYKEHPVVINSVASHHGDTEPTSVIAVLVAAADALSAARPGARSETLENYIKRLEKLEEISESYDGVEKSFAIQAGREIRIMVKPDLIDDLSAHRLARDIRKRIEEELDYPGHIKVTVIRETRAVEYAK; from the coding sequence TTTAAGAAAAAATATTTACGAAGCGAAAGTAACTGGAGCAAAAAATGCTGCGAACCAAATTCTTGAAGATGCGAAACGTGAAGCGGATTCTATTAAAAAGGAATCATTGCTAGAAGCGAAGGATGAAATCCATAAGCTTAGAACGGATGCTGAAAGAGAGGTTCGTGAGCGTAGAAGCGAGTTACAAAAACAGGAGAATCGCTTGCTCCATAAAGAAGAGAATCTAGATCGTAAAGATGAAACGTTGGATAAACGTGAAACATTACTAGAAAAGAAGGAGGATTCTCTTAACCAAAGACAACAGCATATTGAAGAGATGGAAAGCAAAGTGGAAGAGATGGTGCGTAAAGGACAAGCTGAGCTCGAGCGAATCTCTAGTATAACCAGAGAAGAAGCTAAAGCCATTATTCTAGACCGCATTGAGGCAGAGCTTGCTCATGATATTGCTTTCATGGTGAAAGAAAGTGAGTCTAGAGCGAAGGAAGAATCCGATAAAAAGGCGAAAGAAATTCTTTCTCTTGCTGTACAACGTTGCGCAGCTGACCACGTTGCTGAAACGACCGTATCAGTCGTGAATCTACCAAATGATGAAATGAAAGGTCGAATTATTGGTCGTGAGGGCCGTAATATTCGAACACTTGAGACGTTGACAGGGATCGATTTGATTATCGATGATACCCCAGAAGCCGTCATTTTATCCGGTTTTGATCCGATTAGACGTGAAACAGCGCGTATTGCACTAGAAAAGCTTGTTCAGGACGGACGTATTCATCCGGCACGAATTGAAGAAATGGTAGATAAGGCAAGACGCGAAGTGGATGAGCATATTCGTGAAATTGGTGAACAAACAACATTCGAAGTTGGCGTTCACGGAATACATCCAGACTTAATGAAGATTTTAGGACGTCTCAAATTCCGTACATCATATGGGCAAAACGTTCTAAAACATTCGATGGAAGTTGCGAACTTGGCCGGACTACTTGCAGCTGAGCTAGGAGAAGATGTTACACTTGCGAAGCGAGCTGGCTTACTTCATGACATTGGTAAAGCCGTTGACCATGAAGTGGAAGGAAGTCACGTTGAGATTGGTGTAGAATTAACTACGAAGTATAAAGAGCATCCAGTTGTCATCAACAGTGTGGCATCCCACCACGGTGACACTGAACCAACTTCTGTAATTGCCGTATTAGTTGCGGCAGCAGATGCCTTAAGCGCAGCGCGACCTGGAGCTAGAAGTGAAACACTTGAGAATTACATCAAGCGACTTGAAAAACTGGAAGAGATTTCTGAATCCTACGATGGAGTAGAGAAGTCGTTCGCAATCCAGGCAGGACGTGAAATTAGAATTATGGTTAAACCTGATCTAATTGATGATCTCAGTGCACATCGACTAGCGAGAGATATTCGTAAACGCATTGAAGAGGAGCTGGATTACCCAGGTCACATCAAAGTGACCGTCATTCGGGAAACCAGAGCCGTTGAATATGCTAAATAA